The Watersipora subatra chromosome 1, tzWatSuba1.1, whole genome shotgun sequence genome has a window encoding:
- the LOC137393896 gene encoding nucleolar protein 16-like isoform X1: MTKIRKQRRAKRYNYSTNRRRLNLKRKKQPTIEESALKKEWNNLKSIRFNMESMGLSFDSNKSVSKGRFNKAGSTSHHAEPLPDKKAVRKELEYKASLPENVKLRLSEPDTQYVIYMMENYGEDYKAMARDKKNYYQDTPKQIRKKILKFQKIPELFDAYKLMKEQEMNVIDAS, translated from the exons ATGACAAAAATTCGAAAGCAAAGGCGAGCAAAAAGATATAATTACAGTACAAATAGACGAAGGTTAAATCTAAAGCGAAAAAAACAGCCTACAATTGAAGA GTCAGCGTTGAAAAAAGAATGGAATAATCTAAAGAGTATTCGTTTTAACATGGAATCTATGGGACTTAGCTTTGACTCAAACAAATCTGTGTCCAAAGGAAGATTTAAT AAAGCTGGTTCTACATCACATCATGCTGAGCCGCTGCCAGATAAGAAAGCTGTTAGAAAAG AACTGGAGTACAAGGCCTCGCTGCCGGAGAATGTCAAGCTGAGGCTTTCTGAACCTGACACacagtatgttatatatatgatgGAGAACTATGGTGAGGATTACAAG GCCATGGCGCGGGACAAGAAAAATTACTATCAAGACACGCCAAAGCAAATTCGCAAGAAgatattaaaatttcaaaagatTCCTGAACTGTTCGATGCTTACAAATTGATGAAGGAACAAGAAATGAATGTCATAGATGCATCCTGA
- the LOC137393896 gene encoding nucleolar protein 16-like isoform X2 — MESMGLSFDSNKSVSKGRFNKAGSTSHHAEPLPDKKAVRKELEYKASLPENVKLRLSEPDTQYVIYMMENYGEDYKAMARDKKNYYQDTPKQIRKKILKFQKIPELFDAYKLMKEQEMNVIDAS, encoded by the exons ATGGAATCTATGGGACTTAGCTTTGACTCAAACAAATCTGTGTCCAAAGGAAGATTTAAT AAAGCTGGTTCTACATCACATCATGCTGAGCCGCTGCCAGATAAGAAAGCTGTTAGAAAAG AACTGGAGTACAAGGCCTCGCTGCCGGAGAATGTCAAGCTGAGGCTTTCTGAACCTGACACacagtatgttatatatatgatgGAGAACTATGGTGAGGATTACAAG GCCATGGCGCGGGACAAGAAAAATTACTATCAAGACACGCCAAAGCAAATTCGCAAGAAgatattaaaatttcaaaagatTCCTGAACTGTTCGATGCTTACAAATTGATGAAGGAACAAGAAATGAATGTCATAGATGCATCCTGA